The [Bacillus] selenitireducens MLS10 genome includes a region encoding these proteins:
- a CDS encoding phage holin family protein, producing the protein MARELWHFAQVGLIAVGGWVGWLLGGVDGFLYALLVFVIIDYLSGVMAAIVYRNLASQVGYKGIFKKVMIFFMVGIAHMVDSLVIGDGSAVRTAVIFFYIANEGISIIENAGHIGLPVPDKLKKVLAQLNGKGTDDNETEHQIHDTK; encoded by the coding sequence ATGGCACGAGAATTATGGCATTTCGCACAGGTCGGTCTAATCGCTGTTGGCGGCTGGGTCGGTTGGTTGTTAGGTGGGGTAGACGGTTTTTTGTACGCCCTTTTAGTCTTTGTCATCATTGATTACTTGAGCGGGGTCATGGCGGCGATTGTTTACCGGAACCTCGCCAGTCAGGTCGGGTACAAAGGCATTTTTAAGAAAGTGATGATCTTCTTCATGGTGGGGATCGCGCACATGGTGGATAGTTTGGTGATCGGTGACGGCAGCGCAGTGCGCACAGCGGTCATCTTTTTTTATATCGCGAATGAGGGCATCTCGATCATTGAAAACGCGGGGCATATCGGCTTACCGGTCCCGGACAAGTTGAAGAAAGTCTTAGCACAACTAAACGGAAAGGGGACAGATGACAATGAAACTGAACACCAGATTCATGACACGAAATGA
- a CDS encoding N-acetylmuramoyl-L-alanine amidase, with protein sequence MKLNTRFMTRNDCYQAGRKITPKGIMIHSTATPGVMAGDWFNRWNKSFRAGEIGRQVCVHAFLDDTEVWQYLPWNHRGWHAGGDANNTHIGIEICEPGGFSYRNGFQMQGYNVSAQAPYFRRAWQNAVDLSVMLCKQYGLTEKDIIDHTEGNRRGIASNHADVGHWFPKHGESIASFRSAVGRALRGGGSTVNRSTFEVGDVVEIKASASRYYPGGPTIPGWVKTDSYHKITQVQSQGRPYVKGGKTCVLLGRKVDKRNGRDTTGILTWIDRDLIEHVDPAKLGEPPEQKAPTQPTTDKLYRVQVGAFSEKRNAEAFLRKVKEAGFDGFIRKD encoded by the coding sequence ATGAAACTGAACACCAGATTCATGACACGAAATGATTGTTATCAGGCAGGACGAAAAATCACCCCGAAAGGCATCATGATTCACTCGACAGCGACACCGGGGGTGATGGCAGGGGATTGGTTTAACCGCTGGAACAAGTCCTTTCGAGCGGGAGAGATCGGCCGACAGGTCTGCGTGCATGCCTTCCTTGATGACACAGAAGTGTGGCAGTACCTGCCTTGGAATCATCGGGGTTGGCATGCAGGCGGGGATGCGAACAATACGCATATCGGGATTGAAATTTGTGAACCGGGTGGTTTCTCATACCGAAACGGCTTTCAGATGCAGGGCTATAACGTCTCCGCACAGGCCCCGTACTTTCGCAGGGCATGGCAAAACGCCGTGGATCTCTCGGTGATGCTTTGTAAGCAGTACGGATTAACAGAAAAGGACATCATCGATCACACGGAAGGTAACCGCCGAGGGATTGCCAGCAACCATGCGGACGTCGGCCACTGGTTCCCGAAACATGGCGAGTCGATTGCCAGCTTTCGCAGTGCAGTTGGTCGGGCGTTACGAGGAGGAGGGAGTACCGTGAATCGATCAACGTTTGAAGTGGGTGACGTGGTGGAGATCAAAGCCAGTGCGAGCCGTTATTATCCGGGAGGGCCAACCATCCCCGGTTGGGTGAAGACGGATTCGTATCATAAGATCACACAGGTCCAGTCGCAAGGACGACCGTATGTGAAAGGCGGCAAGACGTGTGTGTTGCTTGGCCGGAAGGTGGACAAGCGAAATGGTCGGGATACAACGGGGATCCTCACGTGGATTGACCGGGATCTGATCGAGCATGTGGATCCGGCCAAGCTTGGTGAACCGCCAGAACAAAAAGCACCAACACAGCCAACTACCGACAAGTTGTACCGCGTGCAGGTCGGCGCATTTTCAGAGAAACGAAATGCGGAAGCTTTTCTACGCAAGGTGAAGGAAGCAGGATTTGACGGGTTTATTCGGAAGGACTGA
- a CDS encoding recombinase family protein — MDTLSVEKRVQRMDPLVPDTPKEPAKIRTAAYIRVSSLSDEQEGSLDNQKQHYTQLIRSNPEWRMVDLFIDQGKSGTSTVKRPAFNRMMRMARDGELDLILCKSVSRFARNVTDTIDAIRAFKELGVRLVFDKEGIDTADMTSEFILTLLAATAQEESRSTSDNITWAIKRQFEQGKAPYRRKLGYRKGEDGNWEVIEHEARLVRLAYEQAAKGYTAAQIARQFIMRKFKKINGRTDWSATTIRLILRNRDYTGDVICQKYYVDSYLTHQRKVNRGEREKIVLRGHHEPIIEKELFDTVQAVLDKRKKPNERREIVRYPLSSRMTCHCGGTLHRYECRNKVRWRCENQIKSKALCKQTSIEESLIKKVMKEAMMARFRSEKGTYPLGKMAKELSRAISARDVEYNQLRLNLERALLDESLVLFDTDLIGKPNYQEQLDERKQMREEIEQKLKQKEVWRSYLEADHVYREQAINVLETLKGMMEPNDRFYEHWNHTAFLRAWVTRIEILSPMSFRIVWFDGINTEIDLQNGVKWNE; from the coding sequence ATGGATACATTATCGGTAGAAAAACGGGTACAGCGAATGGATCCGCTTGTACCGGACACACCGAAAGAGCCTGCAAAGATTCGAACAGCTGCCTACATTCGCGTAAGCAGTTTATCGGATGAACAGGAAGGGTCCTTGGATAATCAGAAGCAGCACTACACACAATTGATCCGATCCAACCCCGAATGGCGGATGGTAGACTTGTTCATTGATCAGGGGAAGTCAGGCACCTCGACGGTCAAACGCCCTGCCTTCAATCGCATGATGCGTATGGCAAGGGACGGGGAACTGGACTTGATTCTTTGTAAGTCGGTTTCCCGCTTTGCCAGAAACGTAACGGACACGATTGATGCGATCCGAGCATTCAAGGAACTGGGGGTGCGGCTCGTCTTCGATAAAGAAGGGATCGACACCGCTGATATGACAAGCGAGTTTATCCTAACACTCCTTGCAGCAACGGCCCAGGAAGAAAGCCGAAGTACCTCGGATAACATCACATGGGCGATTAAGAGGCAGTTCGAACAAGGGAAAGCACCTTACCGACGGAAACTCGGCTATCGAAAAGGGGAGGATGGCAACTGGGAGGTCATAGAGCATGAAGCGAGACTTGTAAGACTGGCCTATGAACAAGCCGCAAAAGGATATACAGCCGCTCAAATTGCAAGGCAGTTCATCATGCGAAAGTTCAAGAAAATCAATGGCAGAACAGACTGGTCAGCCACAACCATAAGGCTGATTCTCCGGAACCGGGATTACACCGGAGACGTCATTTGCCAAAAGTATTATGTTGATTCCTATTTAACTCACCAACGGAAAGTGAACCGGGGAGAGCGGGAGAAAATTGTGCTGCGAGGGCATCACGAACCGATAATTGAAAAAGAATTATTTGATACCGTGCAGGCGGTCCTCGATAAGCGTAAAAAGCCTAATGAGAGAAGAGAGATTGTCAGGTACCCTTTATCCAGTCGAATGACCTGTCACTGCGGCGGAACTTTGCACCGGTATGAATGTCGGAATAAAGTGCGCTGGCGATGTGAAAATCAGATCAAAAGCAAAGCGCTATGCAAGCAAACCAGCATTGAGGAAAGTTTGATCAAGAAGGTGATGAAAGAGGCGATGATGGCAAGGTTCCGCTCTGAAAAAGGGACATATCCCCTTGGGAAAATGGCAAAAGAACTATCCAGAGCGATCTCGGCTCGCGATGTAGAATATAATCAGCTGCGACTGAATCTGGAACGCGCGCTGTTGGATGAAAGCCTAGTGTTATTCGATACGGATTTGATTGGCAAGCCGAATTATCAAGAGCAGCTTGATGAACGAAAACAGATGCGAGAGGAGATTGAACAAAAGCTGAAACAAAAAGAGGTGTGGCGGAGTTATTTGGAAGCGGATCATGTCTATCGCGAGCAGGCCATTAACGTATTAGAGACATTGAAAGGGATGATGGAACCAAACGATCGCTTCTATGAACATTGGAACCATACAGCATTTCTAAGGGCATGGGTGACAAGGATCGAAATCTTGTCGCCTATGTCCTTTCGAATTGTCTGGTTTGACGGGATTAATACAGAGATTGATCTACAGAATGGAGTGAAGTGGAATGAGTGA
- a CDS encoding recombinase family protein has product MSDGKSRVRIIPATQKTNRFKDHEEGKKKRIAVYARVSTASEMQSNSYEIQVAHYTDYVNKNPDWELVQVYADEGITGTSTAKRTAFNQMIEDCENGLCDYIITKSISRFARNTLDCISRIRHLKSLNPPVGVFFEKEQLDTLDSRSELFLTILSSMAQEESRNVSENTKWGVQKRFQQGIVHFPTTYFLGYDKDKDGNIIIDEEQAVVVRRIFDDYLKGKGTPQIAKDLERDGIETARGNKHWTSNAVYDILRQEKYQGNTLTGKRVTVDYLTHKRVRNDNLETQYFVKNTNPPIIDSDTFERVQQEMKRRSMLRHDPERKYRQSYSNKSPFSNYLFCGKCGLPAHRRRLSTTVNKERTLFTAFHCRSSSGQREHEEYCGNQYVWEERMENSFIAILQDLKQNKAQVYEEVQEAIADVALSKDEQKRLDELNEQLGIVADRISELAGKSSGNQNSIYDATLRHLIYEQEILEQERDSYNESLQEKEYLESHLNRLYELLEEMKPEDPFDGDIFREVIDKGVIYPKRVVDFHFKCGIKRWVVVTKK; this is encoded by the coding sequence ATGAGTGATGGGAAATCGAGAGTACGCATTATTCCAGCTACACAGAAAACAAACCGGTTTAAAGATCATGAAGAAGGCAAGAAGAAGCGGATCGCTGTGTATGCCCGCGTATCGACCGCTTCAGAGATGCAGTCTAACAGCTACGAGATCCAAGTGGCGCATTACACGGATTATGTGAATAAGAACCCTGACTGGGAACTGGTTCAAGTGTATGCGGATGAGGGGATTACTGGAACATCTACGGCGAAGCGTACGGCATTTAACCAAATGATTGAGGATTGTGAGAATGGATTGTGTGATTATATCATCACAAAGAGTATCAGCCGCTTCGCACGCAACACCCTGGATTGTATTTCCAGAATCCGCCATCTCAAAAGTTTGAATCCTCCCGTAGGCGTGTTTTTTGAAAAAGAGCAGTTGGATACCTTGGATTCCCGTTCAGAGCTCTTCCTGACCATTCTCTCCTCGATGGCCCAGGAAGAGAGCCGAAACGTGAGTGAAAACACCAAATGGGGCGTACAGAAACGATTCCAACAAGGGATTGTGCACTTTCCCACCACCTATTTCCTTGGCTATGATAAGGATAAAGACGGCAACATTATCATTGATGAAGAACAGGCGGTTGTGGTCCGGCGCATCTTCGACGATTATTTGAAAGGAAAGGGGACGCCTCAAATTGCGAAGGATCTTGAACGTGACGGGATTGAAACGGCGAGAGGGAATAAACATTGGACGAGCAATGCGGTCTACGATATCTTACGCCAAGAGAAGTACCAAGGCAATACTCTAACTGGGAAGCGAGTCACGGTGGATTATTTAACCCACAAACGCGTCCGCAATGATAACCTTGAAACCCAGTATTTTGTAAAAAATACGAATCCGCCTATTATTGATTCGGATACCTTTGAGAGAGTCCAACAGGAAATGAAGCGGCGTTCGATGCTTCGACACGATCCTGAACGAAAATATCGGCAATCCTACAGTAACAAAAGCCCGTTCTCAAATTATTTATTCTGTGGGAAGTGTGGATTGCCAGCACATCGCCGCCGACTGAGTACGACGGTAAACAAGGAAAGAACCCTCTTCACGGCCTTTCACTGTCGCTCCTCGAGCGGTCAACGTGAACATGAGGAATATTGCGGAAATCAATATGTGTGGGAAGAACGGATGGAGAACAGCTTTATCGCTATCTTACAGGATTTGAAACAAAACAAAGCCCAGGTTTACGAGGAGGTGCAAGAAGCGATTGCCGACGTAGCGTTATCCAAGGATGAACAGAAGCGGTTGGATGAGCTCAATGAACAATTAGGGATTGTGGCCGATCGCATCAGTGAACTGGCCGGAAAATCGAGCGGTAATCAGAATAGCATTTATGATGCGACACTGCGGCATTTAATCTACGAACAGGAAATCTTGGAACAGGAGCGAGACAGTTATAACGAAAGTCTTCAGGAAAAAGAGTACTTGGAGAGTCACCTGAATCGGCTATACGAGCTCTTGGAAGAGATGAAGCCGGAAGATCCTTTTGATGGGGATATTTTTCGGGAGGTCATCGACAAAGGCGTCATATATCCGAAAAGGGTCGTAGACTTTCACTTCAAATGCGGTATTAAGCGGTGGGTGGTAGTGACTAAGAAGTAG
- a CDS encoding recombinase family protein: protein MDQFEQGKWIRTVWDPLKEQEQSPLVGDQKVKVAAYCRVSSGSDAQINSLMNQVHYFTHYIREREHWQFAGVYIDQSVSGKDAMKQQGLQRLIRHAKEKRIDFILIKSVSRLTRNAEQVIQIVKELKEAGVGIYFEQQQIDTSVRYNEFLLSTYAALGQETIEHMGQAIRWGKEKKAKKGQAHLVPKYGYTIQKGSGKPYQIQPEEAAVVKQIFDWFEEGKGFTAISRELKQLGIPSPTGKETWHPSSVRRLLGSSTYSGTIISGKDPQPYMFSNMKEEQDLVIIENACPAIVSKEQFQRVQVRLSKKETTYTKGKRTVHPFQGRLLCHHCDATLNRYKPNPRTCKFKCYDQSVSACGTPSLSESQITEMMKEAFYKRFDFTKEKAIRALSLILKRINAQDHFEFHRLQWINEIEMKREKGNAKDVKKIEGAYRDFEAHIQEIEQDRPFRLQALAWLNECDSIKEVDEQLTAERLRAWVLRVRIVTRDHYEVTWIDGKRTTIGGRLPARKKAKTTNRKEVMKPFKGLERDVHSKGDEQMEVKRDVQVIEPKRGRDLLDYIQTTAWNAPSEKVAQDEQVATAAYCRVSTEKESQLGSLDQQVAFYTYSIMKNPAYSFAGIYVDEGISGRTTENRPGLNRLIKDCESGLVKRIVCKSLSRLSRNIVDVLEITRHLASLPDPVYIYFEREGIHTETSDSEFMLSIFGGIAEEESRNSGHMIAWGMRNQARQGNIKRRVPNYGYDSGDHDWHIRPEEAEVVRRIYQEIENGLSTRAIAMLLSELRIPTPNGRDVWNVNTIREIASSPIYKGDYVYQKYVTDYNQGRRVRKNEGDQDQIYIEFHHDPIIDRDTWERVQVVLQDRHVRHNERKKREPDIGEKRNSALEHKMYCSICGKLYKRKRDVYESHRTKYHRHYWGCDANIHQIKHVNAVCRNSRTMQQRYYEEHFMDFLQRFIPQMKTFKKQAEDTIRKIDLNDKDIERERKIRLEIDRWNHALYEAVDEQLHEKGKDAAKVEQLTTGLTVRYDQLRQLDERRLQAKEERRNLKRLLKLLNGYLDDRSEAFPQTLYEALIEKVTVYPDGALHYHLVFGIEWSTPKRYQDYLDASSKRVKHTYKRKREQLLQDPAIDEMLGYCEQPRTRKDLLAFLEQRLPLSQYRFDERIFAPLEQQGKMKRYTIKGQGRTLYYEAVKRKNP, encoded by the coding sequence TTGGATCAATTTGAACAAGGCAAATGGATCCGGACCGTGTGGGATCCGCTCAAAGAACAAGAACAGAGTCCATTGGTTGGGGATCAGAAAGTCAAAGTTGCGGCTTACTGTCGGGTGAGTTCAGGAAGCGATGCACAGATTAACTCATTGATGAATCAGGTCCATTATTTCACTCACTATATACGGGAAAGAGAGCATTGGCAGTTTGCAGGTGTTTATATTGATCAATCGGTAAGTGGGAAAGATGCGATGAAGCAGCAAGGGCTGCAGCGGTTGATTCGTCATGCGAAGGAGAAGCGGATCGACTTCATTTTGATCAAAAGTGTTTCAAGGCTTACCCGTAACGCAGAGCAAGTGATCCAGATTGTCAAGGAGCTCAAAGAAGCAGGTGTGGGGATCTATTTTGAACAACAGCAGATCGATACATCTGTGAGATACAATGAATTTTTGTTGAGTACGTATGCAGCGCTAGGGCAGGAAACCATAGAGCATATGGGCCAGGCGATACGTTGGGGGAAGGAGAAGAAGGCAAAAAAGGGACAAGCGCACCTTGTACCGAAATACGGCTACACCATTCAAAAAGGAAGTGGAAAGCCGTATCAGATTCAGCCTGAAGAAGCAGCGGTCGTCAAGCAAATCTTCGACTGGTTTGAAGAGGGGAAAGGGTTCACAGCGATTTCCCGAGAATTAAAGCAACTTGGGATTCCCTCTCCTACCGGAAAAGAGACATGGCATCCGTCATCCGTGCGGCGTCTTCTCGGGTCCAGTACGTATTCAGGCACAATCATCAGTGGGAAAGATCCACAGCCATACATGTTCAGCAACATGAAAGAAGAACAGGACCTTGTGATCATTGAAAATGCTTGCCCGGCCATTGTCTCAAAAGAGCAATTCCAGCGGGTGCAGGTCCGGCTGTCAAAGAAGGAGACCACCTATACGAAAGGGAAGCGGACAGTCCATCCCTTTCAGGGACGTCTCCTTTGCCATCACTGCGATGCGACATTGAATCGGTATAAACCGAATCCCCGGACCTGCAAGTTCAAATGCTATGACCAATCGGTATCAGCATGTGGAACGCCTTCTTTATCTGAATCACAAATCACGGAGATGATGAAAGAGGCGTTTTATAAACGATTTGATTTTACAAAAGAGAAAGCCATTCGCGCCTTATCTTTAATCCTGAAGCGGATCAATGCTCAGGATCATTTTGAGTTTCACCGCTTGCAGTGGATTAACGAGATCGAGATGAAAAGGGAAAAGGGAAATGCGAAGGACGTGAAGAAGATCGAAGGCGCATACCGTGATTTCGAAGCGCATATTCAAGAGATTGAACAGGATCGTCCATTCCGTTTACAGGCGTTAGCCTGGTTGAACGAATGTGATTCCATAAAGGAAGTTGATGAGCAATTGACTGCCGAACGCTTAAGAGCATGGGTGCTGCGGGTTCGGATCGTAACGAGAGATCATTATGAAGTCACGTGGATCGATGGTAAACGAACGACGATCGGTGGCCGCCTTCCTGCAAGGAAAAAAGCGAAAACGACAAACAGGAAGGAGGTGATGAAACCGTTCAAGGGCCTCGAACGTGACGTCCACTCAAAAGGGGATGAGCAGATGGAAGTGAAACGAGACGTGCAAGTCATTGAGCCAAAGCGAGGGCGTGACCTGCTTGATTATATTCAAACCACCGCTTGGAATGCGCCGTCAGAAAAGGTGGCGCAAGATGAACAAGTCGCGACCGCAGCCTATTGCCGCGTCTCAACAGAGAAGGAAAGCCAACTTGGCAGCCTTGATCAACAAGTCGCGTTTTACACATACTCGATTATGAAGAATCCCGCCTATTCGTTTGCGGGCATCTATGTGGACGAGGGGATCAGTGGCCGGACAACAGAGAATCGGCCAGGACTCAATCGCCTGATCAAAGACTGTGAGAGCGGTCTTGTGAAACGGATTGTCTGTAAGTCTTTATCGAGACTGAGCCGAAACATTGTCGATGTCCTTGAAATCACACGGCATCTTGCTTCCTTACCGGATCCCGTATATATCTATTTTGAACGGGAAGGCATCCATACCGAAACGTCGGATTCAGAGTTCATGCTGTCGATCTTTGGCGGGATTGCAGAGGAAGAAAGTCGAAACAGTGGCCACATGATTGCATGGGGGATGCGCAATCAGGCGAGACAGGGCAACATCAAAAGGAGGGTGCCGAACTATGGGTATGACAGTGGTGATCACGATTGGCATATTCGTCCGGAAGAAGCCGAGGTGGTCAGGCGGATTTATCAGGAGATTGAAAACGGGCTTTCCACCAGGGCGATTGCCATGTTGCTGAGTGAGTTGCGGATTCCGACGCCGAACGGACGGGACGTTTGGAATGTGAACACCATCAGGGAGATTGCGTCATCCCCGATCTACAAAGGGGACTATGTGTATCAAAAGTATGTGACGGATTACAATCAAGGCAGGCGAGTTAGGAAGAACGAGGGTGACCAGGACCAAATCTATATCGAATTTCATCATGACCCCATTATTGATCGAGATACATGGGAGCGCGTGCAAGTCGTTTTACAAGATCGCCATGTACGTCATAACGAACGGAAGAAGAGAGAACCGGATATAGGAGAAAAACGAAATAGCGCGCTTGAACATAAGATGTATTGTTCAATATGCGGCAAGCTGTATAAAAGAAAAAGAGATGTGTATGAAAGTCACCGAACGAAATACCACCGCCACTATTGGGGGTGTGATGCAAACATTCATCAAATCAAGCATGTGAATGCTGTGTGTCGAAACTCGCGTACCATGCAACAACGGTATTATGAGGAACACTTCATGGATTTTCTTCAGCGTTTTATTCCCCAAATGAAGACGTTCAAAAAACAGGCAGAGGATACGATTCGAAAGATCGATTTGAATGATAAGGACATCGAAAGAGAGCGGAAAATCCGTTTGGAGATTGATCGGTGGAATCATGCTTTGTATGAAGCAGTAGACGAACAGCTGCATGAAAAAGGGAAAGACGCTGCAAAAGTTGAACAGCTGACGACAGGTTTGACCGTGCGCTATGATCAATTGAGACAACTCGATGAAAGGCGCTTGCAAGCAAAAGAAGAACGTCGGAATTTAAAGCGATTGCTTAAGTTGCTTAATGGTTATCTGGATGACCGGTCAGAAGCGTTTCCGCAAACGCTCTACGAAGCACTGATCGAAAAAGTGACGGTGTATCCAGACGGGGCTCTTCATTATCATTTGGTATTCGGTATAGAGTGGTCGACGCCAAAACGGTATCAAGACTACTTGGATGCGAGCAGTAAACGTGTGAAACACACTTACAAGCGTAAGCGAGAACAACTCTTACAGGATCCGGCTATTGATGAAATGCTGGGTTACTGTGAACAACCGAGAACCCGTAAAGACCTGTTAGCCTTTCTGGAACAACGATTACCTCTCTCCCAATACCGGTTTGATGAACGGATCTTCGCTCCCCTAGAACAGCAAGGGAAGATGAAGCGGTACACCATTAAAGGGCAGGGAAGAACGCTTTACTACGAAGCGGTGAAGCGCAAGAACCCGTGA